A window of Argopecten irradians isolate NY chromosome 1, Ai_NY, whole genome shotgun sequence contains these coding sequences:
- the LOC138326381 gene encoding uncharacterized protein, with product MYRKPTHTDQYLKLDSHQPLEHKLGVIRTLTHRANSIYSIHQAKTQEEDHLKKVLSVSGYSKWAWDLPRSRTKTTERAHQRQPAKGHITNHTSEVFRRPSSCKEGVTVHTKYHSRDAGSTMYKSGAIYKISCVDCSSTYVGETERPLRKLMAEHHGDSSPVGAHMRNHYIFTTDSIRVLDQDSRWFQRGAKEAIYVAASKPDLNQDR from the coding sequence ATGTACCGTAAACCCACACACACCGACCAATATCTCAAACTCGACAGCCATCAACCGCTAGAACACAAACTGGGTGTTATAAGAACTCTGACCCATAGAGCCAACTCCATATACTCTATTCATCAGGCCAAAACGCAGGAAGAAGATCACCTGAAGAAAGTTCTCAGTGTTTCGGGCTATAGTAAGTGGGCTTGGGACCTCCCCAGAAGCAGGACCAAGACTACTGAACGGGCACACCAGCGCCAACCAGCCAAGGGACACATTACCAACCATACATCGGAGGTATTTCGGAGGCCATCATCCTGCAAAGAGGGAGTTACAGTGCACACGAAATACCATTCGAGGGATGCTGGTAGCACCATGTACAAGTCAGGGgctatatacaaaatatcatgtGTTGACTGTTCATCAACATATGTGGGAGAGACGGAAAGACCACTCCGTAAACTAATGGCTGAACACCACGGAGATTCGTCTCCTGTTGGGGCCCATATGAGAAACCACTACATTTTCACAACAGACAGCATCAGAGTATTGGACCAAGATTCACGCTGGTTCCAACGTGGTGCAAAGGAGGCCATTTACGTCGCAGCCTCCAAGCCTGACCTCAACCAGGATAGATAA